From Bacteroidota bacterium, one genomic window encodes:
- the mqnE gene encoding aminofutalosine synthase MqnE produces MQNKSILSYLDNQALSDELKAIAKKVLNQQRISVDEGVYLYEHGELGFLGALANYVREEKNGNATFFNRNFHIEPTNICVFACNFCSYSRLLKEKEEGWELSMEQMMDIVRKYDGQAVTEVHIVGGVHPKMNLDFFNDLLRQIKQHRPDLHIKGFTAVELDYMFRKAKVSVEEGLKKMKEAGLDSIPGGGAEIFDEKVRAEICGDKCTSEEWLNIHETAHRLGMHSNATMLYGHIETYRHRVDHMDRLRQLQDRTGGFNTFIPLKFRNKDNDMSAVPEVSVVEDLKNYAVSRIFMDNFKHIKAYWPMIGRNTAQLSQAFGVDDLDGTIDDTTRIYSMAGAEEQNPSLSTGQLVDLIRQSSRTPVERDTLYNVVRDYTDFDFATESGMMMN; encoded by the coding sequence ATGCAAAACAAAAGTATCCTGTCTTATCTCGACAATCAGGCATTGTCGGATGAATTAAAAGCCATCGCGAAAAAGGTATTGAATCAACAACGAATTTCTGTTGATGAAGGCGTTTATTTGTATGAGCATGGTGAGCTCGGTTTTCTGGGTGCGCTGGCAAATTATGTGCGAGAAGAGAAAAACGGCAACGCCACATTTTTCAATCGCAATTTTCACATTGAACCCACGAATATTTGTGTCTTCGCCTGTAATTTCTGTTCCTATTCACGTCTGCTTAAGGAGAAGGAAGAAGGATGGGAGCTGAGCATGGAGCAGATGATGGACATTGTCAGAAAATATGACGGACAAGCGGTCACAGAAGTTCACATCGTTGGTGGTGTGCATCCGAAAATGAATCTTGATTTTTTCAATGATCTGCTCAGACAAATAAAACAACATCGTCCGGATTTACACATCAAAGGATTTACGGCAGTAGAACTGGATTACATGTTCCGTAAAGCAAAAGTAAGTGTGGAAGAAGGCTTGAAGAAAATGAAAGAAGCCGGACTCGATTCCATTCCCGGTGGCGGAGCGGAAATTTTTGACGAAAAAGTACGTGCTGAAATCTGTGGCGATAAATGTACTTCCGAAGAATGGCTGAACATTCATGAAACCGCGCATCGTCTCGGCATGCACAGTAATGCGACTATGTTGTACGGACATATCGAAACCTATCGTCATCGTGTGGATCACATGGATCGTCTTCGTCAGTTGCAGGATCGTACGGGAGGTTTCAATACATTTATTCCGCTTAAGTTCAGAAACAAAGACAACGATATGTCAGCGGTTCCCGAAGTAAGTGTTGTCGAAGATTTGAAGAACTACGCTGTCTCCCGGATTTTCATGGATAATTTCAAACACATCAAAGCCTACTGGCCGATGATTGGAAGAAATACAGCGCAATTGTCACAGGCTTTTGGAGTGGATGATCTCGACGGAACCATCGATGACACAACCCGTATTTATTCCATGGCCGGAGCGGAAGAACAGAATCCTTCACTCAGTACAGGCCAGCTTGTAGATCTCATTCGTCAGAGTTCAAGAACTCCGGTTGAACGCGATACACTTTACAATGTCGTGCGTGATTATACCGATTTTGATTTCGCGACGGAGAGTGGGATGATGATGAATTGA